Proteins from one Diprion similis isolate iyDipSimi1 chromosome 3, iyDipSimi1.1, whole genome shotgun sequence genomic window:
- the LOC124404861 gene encoding uncharacterized protein LOC124404861, with translation MKTRPSRLFLAVAAMSMTMSLATPIIPVPRRATNEVVDGNSSSEGPITRHRKVTGPCLRIAPDLPPCNFDTQATWHSTSGEIFRSGSESGYPSGSATEFLLGGGSADILKGNPVLLEEGSATLPRRKSFEEFEMYANDLAVTIVYYLEGCLPSRLPFDLPTCPVEESQKILLNKLIPFQLPDIHDAMIFPEIDIEQIEIAHRRNTQNLQAECVSHEASKDENKSGRDAGFRKIETSYTDLDDSAKGSGSGSQDFHSTMVKKSMRPRTGMASTKYSKKLPKSGQVPADSGYPWTTVKDEERSVGVDEDEPRTVTKFQPLQDGTRENNRVELPAGIDDVGSRERIDGAECEHARAAEVVDTLARDKNRVQ, from the exons ATGAAGACAAGACCGAGCAGGCTATTCCTCGCAGTGGCCGCGATGAGCATGACGATGTCCTTGGCGACGCCGATCATTCCCGTGCCGAGAAGAGCGACGAATGAGGTCGTCGATGGCAATTCCAGTTCCGAAGGCCCGATCACAAGACATCGGAAGGTGACAGGCCCTTGCCTCCGCATTGCTCCAGACTTACCGCCCTGTAACTTTGACACGCAGGCCACTTG GCATTCAACGAGCGGTGAGATCTTTCGCAGTGGTTCGGAGTCCGGTTACCCCTCGGGATCGGCCACGGAATTTTTGCTCGGCGGAGGTAGCGCCGATATTCTGAAGGGTAACCCCGTCCTGTTGGAAGAGGGTAGCGCGACGTTACCGAGGCGGAAAAGTTTCGAGGAATTCGAGATGTACGCAAACGATCTTGCCGTCACCATAGTTTATTATTTGGAGGGCTGTTTACCGTCGAG aCTTCCCTTTGATCTTCCGACGTGTCCTGTCGAGGAGTCGCAGAAGATACTATTGAACAAGCTGATCCCCTTCCAGCTACCCGATATCCATGATGCGATGATATTCCCCGAGATCGACATCGAACAGATCGAAATCGCTCATCGTCGAAACACGCAGAATCTCCAGGCCGAGTGCGTGAGTCACGAG GCAAGCAAGGACGAGAATAAGAGCGGAAGAGATGCCGGTTTTCGTAAAATCGAGACGAGTTACACCGACCTGGATGATTCGGCGAAGGGTTCGGGGTCGGGTTCTCAGGACTTCCACAGCACGATGGTGAAGAAGAGTATGAGGCCGAGGACGGGAATGGCCAGCACGAAATATTCGAAGAAGCTACCGAAGTCAGGACAGGTGCCGGCAGACTCGGGGTATCCTTGGACGACTGTAAAAGACGAGGAGAGATCGGTTGGTGTGGACGAAGACGAGCCGCGAACAGTAACGAAGTTCCAACCCCTGCAGGATGGGACCCGGGAAAACAACCGGGTTGAACTTCCGGCCGGGATCGATGATGTTGGGAGTAGAGAAAGGATCGACGGAGCGGAATGCGAGCACGCGAGAGCGGCGGAGGTCGTCGATACCCTCGCTAGGGATAAAAATAGGGTGCAGTGA
- the LOC124404860 gene encoding uncharacterized protein LOC124404860, protein MARASMNREIVYEIKVVDSPVVATLVAQNCLPDIAVPLCDEHLEWTQKPQVYETPRGEASEVQVVSTSVVAEKPAHEVTVVESKPVDFWDDPTNPHYDNGEIQAQKPQKPQKPAIIQTVVDYMNRPTYLQTDEKPEIKPVIVVEPTSAPGLFAGIDTLFRPNGSSWFNVFYKPPKNKPQAGEKPGLIAGLFQVPAIPSFQQFLYRPENDISNNQGLLGLLALVGGQNNAPGVGPPTERPGIFGGLFPSPSKPANFETPSAPSLLGGFGNIFNRPTSKPLVIERPDEKPLLVEKPVYVVEQPVTQGLLNIFQKPSNPISLDKPEELEIIKEPTYILQKPTERPPLFGSGLLGNWNIFNKPATEQEKPGYISETVIEEKPVSEVIVQEKPVHIVETVIEQKPPVSISEVIVEQRPAVVSGIVMEVKPAPVYGFTGNKVPVPNKPIVEATSTAVAGAVASNSESASVAESSATVISSQGSSTSVVESTASASAVAATSNGAAISTAQSSVVTSNRPTYGGQWKTAKGQEGEITGSVRTENGQDAADAIEEFLHTKSDFESDLGAEEEVKNEA, encoded by the exons ATGGCTAGGGCATCGATGAACAGAGAGATCGTCTACGAGATCAAGGTCGTCGATTCGCCTGTGGTGGCCACCCTCGTGGCCCAGAACTGCCTCCCGGACATTGCAGTTCCGCTCTGCGACGAACATCTCGAGTGGACACAGAAACCTCAAGTCTACGAAACGCCGCGTGGCGAGGCGTCCGAGGTGCAGGTGGTGTCGACTTCCGTTGTCGCGGAAAAGCCAGCCCATGAGGTTACGGTCGTGGAGAGCAAGCCAGTTGACTTCTGGGACGACCCGACCAACCCTCACTACGATAACGGGGAAATTCAGGCACAGAAACCCCAGAAACCCCAGAAACCAGCCATAATACAGACCGTCGTGGATTACATGAACcgacctacctacctacagaCCGACGAAAAGCCGGAAATTAAGCCCGTCATCGTCGTCGAGCCGACGTCCGCGCCCGGGCTGTTCGCCGGGATCGACACCTTGTTCAGGCCGAATGGGAGCAGCTGGTTCAACGTCTTCTACAAACCACCCAAGAACAAACCGCAAGCTGGTGAAAAGCCCGGATTGATAGCGGGCTTGTTTCAGGTACCAGCGATACCATCGTTCCAGCAATTCCTTTACAGACCGGAAAATGACATTTCCAACAACCAGGGACTTCTGGGTTTGTTGGCCCTTGTCGGTGGTCAGAACAACGCCCCTGGTGTTGGGCCGCCGACAGAGAGGCCAGGAATTTTCGGTGGCTTGTTTCCGTCTCCGTCAAAGCCAGCGAATTTTGAAACGCCCTCGGCACCGTCGCTGCTCGGTGGATTcggtaatattttcaatcggCCAACGAGCAAGCCGCTAGTCATCGAGAGACCGGACGAGAAGCCACTCCTCGTTGAGAAACCAGTCTATGTCGTCGAACAGCCGGTCACTCAGGGGCTTTTGAACATCTTCCAGAAGCCCAGTAATCCGATATCGTTGGACAAGCCCGAGGAACTCGAG ATAATCAAGGAACCAACTTACATACTTCAAAAGCCTACGGAGCGCCCACCGCTCTTCGGAAGTGGACTGCTGGGcaattggaatattttcaataagcCCGCTACCGAGCAA GAAAAGCCCGGTTATATTTCCGAAACTGTAATCGAAGAGAAGCCCGTTTCTGAAGTCATAGTTCAGGAAAAGCCCGTCCACATTGTGGAAACTGTAATTGAACAAAAGCCC CCTGTTTCCATTTCCGAGGTCATAGTTGAACAAAGGCCCGCAGTTGTCTCTGGAATCGTAATGGAGGTGAAGCCTGCCCCAGTCTACGGATTCACGGGTAATAAGGTCCCTGTCCCAAATAAACCGATCGTCGAAGCCACATCCACAGCGGTTGCAGGAGCCGTAGCCTCAAATTCAGAATCTGCTAGTGTGGCAGAGTCGTCGGCCACCGTTATAAGCTCTCAAGGGTCTTCGACGTCGGTCGTCGAGTCGACAGCTTCGGCCAGTGCTGTGGCTGCGACCTCAAACGGGGCAGCCATTAGCACAGCGCAATCCTCCGTCGTGACGTCGAATCGTCCGACGTACGGTGGTCAATGGAAGACCGCAAAGGGGCAGGAAGGAGAAATTACTGGCTCGGTTCGGACGGAAAATGGCCAGGACGCAGCGGATGCGATAGAGGAATTTCTGCATACCAAATCCGACTTTGAAAGTGATCTTGGAGCGGAGGAGGAGGTTAAAAATGAAGCCTAA